The proteins below come from a single Drosophila teissieri strain GT53w chromosome 3L, Prin_Dtei_1.1, whole genome shotgun sequence genomic window:
- the LOC122618327 gene encoding M-phase-specific PLK1-interacting protein, whose product MSTPRKNYNNLPPYCPQGGQYPSQSADYRSQQFGGQQKPQNPNFGFYEDKQGQQNVPHFYQNKSPQEPQRHRPYGQGRNFGRGGNFPRRNQQYWDQNPRHHQNREHNQSGSSNGQYFHPSMLEDPWRELMERHEAIHGPSTSQTAPKEVATT is encoded by the coding sequence ATGAGCACACCTCGCAAGAACTATAACAACCTGCCGCCCTACTGCCCACAAGGCGGCCAGTATCCATCGCAGTCCGCAGACTACAGATCCCAGCAATTCGGTGGCCAGCAGAAGCCACAAAATCCAAACTTTGGCTTCTACGAAGACAAACAGGGCCAGCAAAATGTTCCGCATTTCTACCAGAACAAATCTCCACAGGAGCCGCAACGGCATCGGCCCTACGGGCAGGGCAGGAACTTCGGACGCGGCGGCAACTTCCCACGCAGGAACCAACAGTACTGGGATCAGAATCCGAGGCACCACCAGAACAGGGAGCACAACCAGAGCGGCAGCTCCAACGGCCAGTACTTCCATCCCTCCATGCTGGAGGATCCTTGGCGGGAGCTAATGGAACGCCATGAGGCCATACACGGCCCCAGCACTAGCCAAACTGCACCGAAAGAGGTAGCGACTACTTAG
- the LOC122618631 gene encoding neuralized-like protein 4 encodes MTGREAQSFHTRCGRSIRLYNNNRMAQRSMRDFSHALVFSAEPLEDDVLFEVVIEKKNTSWGGSIEIGVTAESPDDLELVACATAMRNGTWVMSGIDVRKDGRRMFEFYGTDLETLNENDRVGVMRTSGNDLVFYVNGESQGVAARNMPKPLWALVDLYGRCVQVSLCPRDASGSGELLDSPLQQPLQQVVQNLDVAMNVNIVVDSDAWMQGNGSVSSADDRLCFHTRCGSLVKLSPNFRSAERRRPLDEFNNGVVMTHRPLRDNELFEIRIDKLVDKWSGSIEVGVTTHNPAVLHFPATMTNMRSGTIMMSGCGILTNGKGTRRQYGEFNLDELREGDRVGMMRKANGNLHNYINGQDQGVAATRVASTLWGVIDLYGMTIKVTIVDRDEREQQNLVTRRNNIVAGMTACSSGVAQHTQHQQHSGTPTLSLLSPESEMNVAGAAGGLSETISSTRAIARNDDRLTFHHICGTHATVTQSGRTALRPNAADDFNNGVVLTRRPLRPNELFQVRLERVVTKWAGSVEMGVTTHSADELDFPFTMTNVRSGTWMMTGNGVMQNGVTVIEQYGQNLDRLQVGDRVGVVRKDDGTLHFWVNGVDQGPAANNVPERVYGVIDLYGQAAQASIVDTSECGSPDTGNSTISNTTLYSEVPLRFHSIHGANAGISNSGLTASRPNSLAEFNDAIVFSNRPLRQRELFEVELETMVRHWSGNIEIGVTGTRPEDIQLAPNATDLEASDTIILCGPMIFHNRKTIRTNILLDLDTLGPSTRVGVMRNGDFIHFFVDGMDQGPACECHAPNIWAIIDLYGQCAQVSLTQTQLDIRAPYATSENSQSCQATSVIQHPAMETKHRWTCVSGNVSLTKDWTEASRFTGAAAPLSHCLVFSEHPLSVGSPFEIKLTSINSMFAGCLSIGVTDLNLSDESVRKKLPTSLRRIPANVWYVSGNEVCFNSSCLQRSLASLEWLRVDDRITLERVENSLNILLNSENVNIQFHNVPNDVYVVAELRGSTMGIQVISAQGPASPLRPCSLRLQDSMDFGVDPLNKQDSSMLESIDSEALNYEFLDVSQKNARLSDDRRSVARIKSYNQAIVCLNKPLCKGESISIKVDALNNKWKGTVGLGVLSASPQTAPISLLDFKRSCWLATHDYVNINGQVMASKYGEALEQIQVGTVITLTLTHAGMLIIMVGSTNLEDLASGLPNHVYPVFDVYGKCEKITLITGNDAGRTGNANGTPILEAPEALELDNGMPQQCEKAHLEMHEKEKDTEQVCESGPSTSGAPSNAMTRSVMESVSENLLLNISIKNRTLEQQRNELGGSSSTCCLRESLQLQHNTNLNIQRSQSTQRFQNSLNTSATAAGTSGASGSTANTQHLSNSGVYDTNKEYDDLPNPPNQLANSVDEAPGAIASVSTTIDHSENNAEALELSASNEREMSGESALNDNVLEDDEIDYMNHLLLLQQLQQNEYTRHHLMPDQASLLNLDLPSLNSMESDSNSVGHARPNGGTDSLRSTATGASVEQNDCEYLRQVRRFCASLVLPQAFFDSRLEPVCFCLKCSGPSNGGNGDKLEGWVYFKLNQQTVNVLSTSTSTASAGGSASSATAPQVHFDLNGDWLPFYYMTRVDKIRAILDRGQPLPLETDPDEEPAAAALKDEPGTRLELYYSPNATVIEPVLPQHHFASEQGLHRISTSFEVYVRRQSISGVTTGKAAAEAKRRSLGSADHDHSGTGQGADGVGGTPSATLNESSVHLLNDLCWFTKEAGACIINALIIKLDRIEEQESH; translated from the exons ATGACCGGCAGAGAAGCGCAGTCCTTTCACACACGGTGTGGCCGCTCCATCCGGCTGTACAATAACAACCGGATGGCCCAGCGCTCCATGCGGGACTTCAGTCATGCCCTGGTGTTCAGTGCCGAGCCTCTGGAGGACGATGTGCTCTTTGAGGTCGTAATCGAGAAGAAG AACACCTCCTGGGGCGGCAGCATTGAGATTGGTGTCACCGCGGAGTCGCCGGATGACCTGGAACTGGTGGCATGCGCCACTGCCATGCGAAATGGCACATGGGTTATGTCCGGCATCGATGTGCGCAAGGATGGACGACGCATGTTTGAGTTCTATGGCACCGATCTGGAGACGCTCAACGAGAATGATCGCGTGGGCGTCATGCGCACCTCTGGCAACGATCTGGTCTTCTATGTGAACGGAGAGTCGCAAGGCGTGGCAGCCAGAAATATGCCCAAGCCTCTATGGGCCCTCGTCGATCTCTACGGACGTTGTGTGCAGGTTTCCCTGTGCCCCCGCGATGCCAGTGGCTCTGGAGAG CTTTTGGATTCACCGCTGCAGCAACCGCTGCAACAGGTTGTTCAGAACTTGGACGTGGCCATGAACGTAAACATCGTCGTTGACTCCGACGCCTGGATGCAAGGCAATGGCTCCGTATCCAGCGCTGATGACCGACTGTGCTTCCACACGCGCTGTGGGTCGCTGGTCAAGCTTTCGCCCAACTTTCGATCCGCCGAACGCCGTCGACCGCTGGACGAGTTCAATAACGGCGTGGTGATGACCCACAGGCCCCTGAGGGACAACGAACTGTTTGAGATTCGCATCGACAAGTTGGTGGACAAATGGTCGGGATCCATTGAAGTGGGCGTCACCACGCACAATCCCGCAGTACTGCACTTCCCGGCAACCATGACCAACATGCGCTCTGGCACAATTATGATGTCCGGCTGCGGCATTTTAACCAACGGTAAGGGAACACGCCGTCAGTACGGCGAGTTCAACTTGGACGAGCTACGCGAAGGGGATCGCGTTGGCATGATGCGCAAGGCCAACGGCAACCTACACAACTACATTAACGGACAGGACCAGGGGGTGGCCGCCACCCGAGTGGCCTCTACATTGTGGGGCGTCATCGATCTCTACGGAATGACTATCAAGGTTACAATAGTTGATCGCGATGAGCGTGAGCAGCAGAATCTCGTGACCCGGCGAAACAACATAGTAGCAGGCATGACTGCCTGTTCCAGTGGTGTTGCTCAGCAcacccagcaccagcagcattCCGGCACGCCCACCCTGAGCCTTCTTAGTCCAGAAAGCGAGATGAATGTGGCTGGCGCTGCCGGCGGCCTAAGTGAGACCATTTCCAGCACGCGGGCTATTGCCAGGAATGACGATCGACTAACCTTCCACCACATTTGTGGTACCCACGCCACCGTCACCCAGAGCGGACGGACAGCTCTGCGGCCCAA TGCTGCCGATGATTTTAACAATGGTGTAGTGCTCACAAGGAGACCTCTACGTCCCAACGAACTCTTCCAAGTGCGACTCGAACGCGTCGTGACCAAGTGGGCAGGCTCTGTTGAAATGGGAGTGACCACGCACAGCGCCGACGAACTGGACTTTCCATTCACGATGACTAATGTGCG TTCCGGCACTTGGATGATGACGGGAAACGGGGTCATGCAGAACGGAGTCACCGTTATCGAACAATATGGGCAAAACCTGGATCGCCTGCAGGTGGGCGATAGAGTGGGTGTGGTGCGCAAGGACGACGGCACATTGCACTTTTGGGTAAATGGAGTGGATCAGGGTCCAGCTGCCAACAATGTTCCGGAGCGCGTTTATGGCGTAATAGATTTGTATGGACAGGCAGCACAAGCAAGCATCGTGGACACTTCGGAGTGCGGTAGTCCGGACACTGGCAACTCCACAATCTCAAATACGACCTTGTACAGTGAGGTTCCGCTGCGATTCCACAGCATCCACGGCGCCAATGCGGGCATCTCGAATAGCGGCCTTACAGCGTCGCGTCCCAATTCACTGGCAGAGTTCAATGACGCAATTGTGTTCAGTAACAGACCGCTAAGGCAGAGGGAGTTGTTTGAAGTGGAGCTGGAGACAATGGTTCGTCACTGGTCGGGCAACATTGAGATCGGGGTGACGGGCACACGGCCAGAGGACATCCAGTTGGCTCCAAACGCCACAGATCTAGAGGCCAGCGACACCATCATCTTATGCGGTCCAATGATTTTTCACAACCGCAAGACCATACGCACGAATATTTTACTGGATCTGGATACCCTGGGTCCTAGCACGCGAGTGGGTGTGATGCGCAACGGTGACTTCATTCACTTCTTTGTTGATGGAATGGATCAAGGGCCGGCCTGCGAGTGCCACGCACCAAACATTTGGGCCATTATCGATTTGTATGGGCAGTGCGCCCAGGTGAGTCTTACCCAGACGCAGCTGGACATCCGCGCTCCGTACGCAACCAGCGAGAATTCGCAGAGCTGTCAAGCCACGTCGGTAATTCAGCATCCGGCCATGGAGACAAAACACCGCTGGACTTGCGTCTCGGGGAATGTTAGCCTCACCAAGGACTGGACGGAGGCCTCACGCTTTACGGGAGCGGCGGCACCGCTTTCTCATTGCCTGGTATTTTCTGAGCATCCGCTTAGTGTGGGATCACCTTTCGAGATTAAACTGACATCGATTAACTCCATGTTTGCCG GTTGTCTAAGTATTGGGGTCACTGATCTGAATCTGAGCGACGAAAGCGTGCGCAAGAAGCTCCCAACCAGCCTGCGCCGGATTCCGGCAAACGTGTGGTATGTTAGTGGGAACGAGGTGTGCTTCAACTCAAGCTGCCTGCAGCGCTCGTTGGCCTCGCTGGAATGGTTAAGGGTGGACGATAGGATAACGCTGGAGCGAGTGGAGAACTCGTTAAACATCCTGCTAAACTCGGAAAACGTGAACATTCAGTTTCACAACGTGCCCAACGATGTCTACGTGGTTGCGGAACTAAGAGGTTCGACAATGGGAATTCAAGTGATTTCCGCCCAAGGACCAGCCTCGCCCCTACGGCCATGCAGCTTGCGTCTGCAGGACTCGATGGACTTTGGAGTGGACCCACTGAACAAGCAGGATAGCTCCATGCTGGAATCAATAGATTCCGAGGCACTTAACTACGAATTTTTGGATGTGTCACAAAAGAACGCGAGGCTCAGCGATGATCGCAGGAGCGTAGCCAGAATCAAGTCCTATAACCAGGCCATCGTCTGCCTAAACAAGCCACTGTGTAAGGGTGAGAGCATCAGCATCAAGGTAGATGCACTAAACAACAAGTGGAAGGGTACTGTCGGTCTTGGTGTTTTGTCCGCAAGTCCACAGACTGCTCCAATTTCCCTGTTGGACTTTAAGAGGAGCTGCTGGTTGGCCACCCACGACTACGTAAACATCAACGGCCAAGTGATGGCCTCCAAGTACGGCGAGGCGCTTGAGCAGATCCAAGTGGGCACGGTGATCACCCTGACACTAACCCATGCCGGAATGCTAA TCATTATGGTTGGGTCAACAAATCTGGAGGATCTGGCTAGCGGACTGCCCAACCATGTGTATCCAGTGTTCGATGTGTACGGCAAGTGCGAGAAAATAACATTGATAACTGGAAATGATGCTGGCCGCACAGGCAATGCCAATGGTACTCCAATTCTGGAGGCTCCAGAGGCCCTGGAATTGGATAATGGAATGCCACAGCAGTGCGAAAAGGCACACCTGGAAATGcacgaaaaggaaaaggataCGGAGCAGGTGTGCGAATCGGGACCGTCCACCTCCGGTGCTCCATCCAACGCCAT GACGCGATCGGTTATGGAGAGCGTTTCGGAGAACTTACTTCTGAACATTTCCATTAAGAATCGAACTCTGGAGCAGCAGCGAAATGAACTTGGTGGATCGTCGTCGACTTG TTGCCTTCGCGAGtctctgcagctgcagcacaaCACCAATCTAAATATACAACGCAGTCAGAGCACACAGAGATTCCAAAACTCTTTAAACACTTCTGCAACGGCCGCGGGAACGAGTGGCGCCAGCGGTTCCACAGCCAATACTCAACACCTGAGTAACTCGGGTGTATATGACACGAATAAGGAGTACGATGACCTGCCCAATCCTCCCAATCAGTTAGCTAATTCTGTGGACGAAGCACCTGGAGCCATAGCGTCTGTATCCACAACGATCGATCACAGCGAAAACAATGCGGAGGCTTTGGAACTAAGTGCTAGCAACGAACGCGAAATGTCCGGCGAGTCAGCGCTCAACGATAATGTATTGGAGGACGATGAGATAGACTACATGAAccacctgttgctgctgcagcaactcCAGCAAAACGAATATACGCGCCATCATCTTATGCCCGACCAGGCGTCACTACTCAATCTCGATCTGCCATCCCTTAATTCCATGGAATCCGACTCGAATTCCGTCGGCCACGCAAGGCCGAATGGAGGAACAGATTCTCTGCGATCCACGGCCACCGGGGCCAGTGTGGAGCAGAACGACTGCGAATACTTGCGGCAGGTGAGACGCTTTTGTGCTTCGCTAGTCCTGCCGCAGGCCTTCTTCGATAGCCGACTTGAGCCGGTGTGCTTCTGCCTAAAGTGCAGTGGACCCAGCAATGGTGGTAATGGTGATAAACTGGAGGGTTGGGTTTATTTCAAGCTAAACCAGCAGACGGTCAATGTGCTGAGCACTTCGACGTCGACTGCATCGGCAGGTGGTAGCGCTTCCTCGGCGACCGCTCCCCAAGTGCACTTCGATCTCAACGGAGACTGGCTGCCCTTCTACTACATGACACGGGTGGACAAGATTCGGGCGATACTGGATCGTGGGCAGCCGCTTCCGCTAGAAACGGATCCGGACGAAGAACCGGCCGCTGCAGCGCTCAAGGATGAGCCTGGCACACGTCTCGAGTTGTACTACTCGCCCAATGCCACTGTCATTGAGCCCGTGCTGCCGCAGCATCACTTTGCCTCTGAGCAGGGCCTTCACCGCATCTCCACTTCCTTCGAGGTCTACGTTCGGCGACAGTCCATTTCGGGGGTGACCACTGGCAAGGCTGCGGCCGAGGCCAAGAGGCGCAGCCTGGGATCCGCTGACCACGATCACAGTGGAACGGGGCAAGGTGCCGACGGCGTGGGAGGCACTCCGTCCGCCACACTCAACGAGTCGTCTGTTCATCTGTTAAACGATCTCTGCTGGTTCACCAAAGAGGCTGGCGCCTGCATAATCAACGCTTTAATTATTAAACTGGACAggatcgaggagcaggaaTCTCATTGA
- the LOC122618326 gene encoding RNA exonuclease 4 — protein sequence MSATQRQKQFDLNRSRANNLASSSSGTGNNNTTGSTKNVVSPQHNQRKLQTSMERLQVQQPNTSRRAAGSNWTAAAGGGAAAAGSENQDAKAAESAPLSKSARMRIKKKAHRNRYLAMDCEMVGVGYNGQDDMLARVSIVNRVGHVLLDKYVKPRMEVTDYRTSVSGIRPQDIANGEEFAAVQNEVVKLLHGRILVGHALGNDLAVLSIRHPFHDVRDTSRYKPLCKLVSNAHTPSLKRLTMAVLGQEIQTGEHNSVEDARSAMGIYNRVAGDWEKYLEKKRHQQQHY from the coding sequence ATGTCCGCTACGCAACGCCAGAAGCAGTTCGACTTGAACCGCAGTCGTGCGAAtaacttggccagcagcagcagcggcacgggaaacaacaacaccactGGCAGCACGAAAAATGTGGTTTCCCCGCAACACAATCAACGCAAACTACAAACCTCCATGGAGCGCCTGCAGGTGCAACAGCCGAACACAAGTCGCCGGGCAGCCGGTTCCAACTGGACAGCCGCTgctggcggaggagcagcagcagctggaagtGAAAACCAGGATGCCAAGGCTGCGGAGTCAGCACCACTGTCCAAATCGGCACGCATGCGCATAAAAAAGAAGGCACACCGCAATCGCTATTTGGCCATGGACTGCGAGATGGTGGGCGTGGGATACAACGGGCAGGACGACATGCTGGCACGCGTGTCCATCGTGAACCGCGTGGGACATGTGCTGCTGGACAAGTATGTGAAGCCGCGAATGGAGGTCACTGACTACCGCACCAGCGTATCCGGCATTCGGCCGCAGGACATCGCGAACGGTGAGGAATTTGCCGCCGTGCAGAATGAAGTGGTGAAGCTGCTACACGGTCGCATTCTCGTGGGACACGCCCTGGGCAACGATCTTGCCGTACTGAGCATCCGCCATCCGTTCCATGATGTCCGTGATACGTCGCGTTATAAGCCGCTGTGCAAACTCGTCTCTAATGCCCACACGCCAAGCCTAAAGCGCCTGACTATGGCCGTTCTGGGTCAGGAGATCCAAACGGGCGAGCACAATTCCGTGGAGGATGCACGCTCCGCCATGGGTATCTACAATCGGGTTGCCGGCGACTGGGAAAAGTACCTGGAGAAGAagcggcatcagcagcagcactatTAG
- the LOC122618325 gene encoding ATP-dependent Clp protease ATP-binding subunit clpX-like, mitochondrial has translation MQASIFSFGSLLGSAHSIKMVVCVPFQRGSCPFGTHCVNEHINIKQMVTEDVELVLKGGVWPLSAYGPFNGRGNFPNHIQDQSFEECRFGHYEAKRQDRLTLYEAQHTREVELATLKMANLLKMSPQTLDTLIKIYQQPNSQRNSCSVAFGSIFGTSESPRLLARAHRLNPKTSGQTQCQVQLQSFPGFQTKSNATSGNDIKGSFGETPSVFKASQQMPAFPASNIKQPIQPLPSGFTFGASTCPVSSTTGFGATRTIRCDTCNSIVEKSMNASANKDEPKEKFGKLPPEPQKIMEYLDKHVVGQEFAKKVLAVAVYNHYKRIHSNLPQRKPTKQEKADNAIDTLSLHQLSISGDRSVLNSTSKENDFIRFGSGEGSTTFNWKLPDVKANDVILEKSNIMMLGPTGSGKTLIAKSIAKCLDVPFAICDCTTLTQAGYVGEDIESVLLKLLQDANNDVERAQTGIVFLDEVDKICALSGTKQRRDIGGEGVQQGMLKILEGTVVSLTDRSQLLSKKVQMDTTNILFVASGAYTGLDKIIARRLNEKDTDVAPTSGARPPDADQQTRDKCLTKVQACDLVEFGMIPEFVGRFPILVPFHSLNANMLVRILTEPRSALVSQYKALLRLDGVDLTFSEDALESVAQLAIEMNTGARGLRSIMEQLLLDPMFSVPGSDIRGVHITADNVRGKAKPEYRRTKDKSPFESNVMNAPAAVSNATDNPVSGDNAKETDAKPIETQVK, from the exons ATGCAAGCTTCGATTTTCAGTTTTGGATCTTTACTGGGAAGTGCGCACTCGATAAAGATGGTGGTATGCGTACCCTTTCAAAGGGGCTCCTGCCCATTTGGAACACACTGCGTCAATGAGCACATAAATATCAA GCAAATGGTCACCGAGGACGTGGAACTTGTCTTGAAAGGCGGGGTGTGGCCGCTATCTGCTTACGGTCCCTTCAACGGCAGGGGCAACTTTCCCAACCACATCCAGGATCAATCATTTGAAGAATGCCGTTTCGGGCATTACGAGGCCAAACGGCAGGATCGCCTCACTTTGTATGAGGCACAGCATACTCGCGAGGTTGAATTAGCCACCTTGAAAATGGCCAATTTGCTTAAGATGTCACCCCAGACACTGGATACTTTGATCAAAATCTACCAACAGCCTAATTCACAGCGAAATAGTTGTTCTGTCGCATTCGGTTCCATCTTCGGAACGTCCGAGTCACCACGATTGCTTGCCAGAGCCCACAGGCTCAACCCGAAGACTTCAGGCCAGACACAATGCCAAGTTCAGCTTCAGAGCTTCCCAGGTTTTCAAACCAAATCGAATGCCACCTCAGGAAACGACATTAAGGGGTCTTTTGGCGAGACACCAAGTGTTTTTAAGGCATCTCAGCAGATGCCCGCTTTTCCAGCGAGCAACATCAAACAGCCGATTCAGCCGCTGCCATCAGGATTCACTTTCGGGGCATCCACGTGTCCAGTCAGCAGCACCACAGGCTTCGGGGCGACGCGTACCATCCGGTGCGACACGTGCAACTCCATAGTCGAAAAATCCATGAACGCGAGTGCGAACAAGGACGAACCGAAGGAGAAGTTCGGCAAGCTACCACCTGAACCGCAGAAGATCATGGAGTATTTAGACAAGCATGTGGTGGGTCAGGAATTCGCCAAGAAGGTGCTAGCGGTGGCAGTCTATAACCACTACAAGCGCATTCATTCCAACCTGCCACAGAGAAAGCCGACGAAGCAAGAAAAAGCCGATAACGCCATTGACACTCTATCTCTTCACCAGTTAAGCATCTCTGGTGACAGATCTGTGCTCAACAGCACATCCAAGGAAAATGATTTTATCCGTTTTGGAAGCGGAGAAGGATCGACCACGTTCAACTGGAAATTGCCAGATGTTAAGGCAAACGACGTTATTCTGGAGAAGAGCAACATTATGATGCTGGGCCCAACGGGATCAGGAAAGACGCTAATCGCTAAGAGCATTGCCAAGTGCCTGGACGTACCCTTCGCCATTTGTGACTGCACCACGTTGACGCAGGCGGGCTACGTGGGCGAGGATATCGAGAGCGTCCTCCTAAAGCTGCTCCAAGATGCAAACAACGATGTAGAACGCGCCCAAACTGGCATTGTTTTCTTGGATGAGGTGGACAAGATCTGTGCTCTCTCTGGAACCAAGCAGCGTCGAGACATTGGCGGCGAGGGCGTCCAACAGGGAATGCTTAAGATACTGGAAGGCACCGTAGTTAGCTTAACCGACCGGAGTCAACTGCTTAGCAAGAAGGTCCAAATGGACACCACAAACATTCTGTTCGTGGCCTCCGGCGCCTACACAGGTCTGGACAAGATCATCGCGAGACGCCTCAACGAGAAGGATACTGACGTCGCCCCAACCAGCGGAGCCCGTCCCCCAGACGCAGACCAGCAGACGCGGGATAAGTGCCTGACCAAAGTGCAGGCATGCGACCTTGTTGAGTTCGGCATGATACCGGAGTTCGTTGGTCGTTTCCCGATATTAGTGCCCTTTCACAGTTTGAATGCCAATATGCTTGTTCGCATTCTCACCGAACCGCGCAGTGCTCTGGTGTCGCAGTACAAGGCACTGTTGCGCTTGGATGGTGTGGACCTTACCTTTTCCGAGGACGCCTTAGAATCGGTGGCCCAGCTAGCCATAGAGATGAACACGGGAGCTCGCGGATTGCGCTCCATAATGGAGCAACTGCTGCTAGATCCCATGTTCTCAGTGCCTGGCTCAGACATTCGGGGCGTTCACATAACCGCCGACAATGTTAGGGGTAAGGCCAAACCCGAGTACCGACGCACTAAGGACAAGTCACCTTTCGAGTCTAATGTTATGAATGCCCCAGCTGCCGTGTCCAATGCCACGGACAACCCAGTGTCCGGGGACAATGCGAAGGAGACAGATGCCAAACCAATTGAAACTCAAGTGAAGTGA